The following are encoded in a window of Fretibacter rubidus genomic DNA:
- a CDS encoding DEAD/DEAH box helicase translates to MSAVHPALVKALSAKGYASLTPVQEAIVDPKYDHRDLLVSAQTGSGKTVAFGLAMASTMLGEDAMLPPADTPMALIIAPTRELALQVKKELMWLYKPAGGKVESCVGGMDMRDERRALSRGAHIVVGTPGRLCDHIKRGSLNLSDMRCVVLDEADEMLKMGFREEIELILDAAPETRRTLLFSATVPKTIVTLAKKFQRDSMRVNVVSDSKQHLDITYRAMVVSKNDVENAIINVLRFYDAKNAIVFGDTRMAVNRMTQRFNNRGFSVVSLSGELNQKQRSDALQALRDGRARVCIATDVAARGLDLPDLELVVHASIPKNAEALLHRSGRTGRAGRKGVSALIVPQQGRRKAERVLKDAKVTPEWTNPPSAQDVQSKDNERMLDAMVLETPVSDEERTMVERMLKQYDPGQIAAAFIRQYRNTHSAPEELSSAAYDPSDDSGKGGKHRKERSPRKDFDDGVWVSLNLGRKQKAEPRWILPMLSKSGELKKDEIGAIKITETRTYVEIHPKGIERFLSAIGPDGKIEKAITATRVDGTPDFSDDRPVYKPRDDKPRSKKSWDKKGSDDGGWDKRPKRASKQSGPAKDNFKDKRAKTFDDANSNAAEYDPAKDDFFNDVPRVGADGKPKKPHKKKLARAKARAEEAARGKHKSTKSKGKTGGKAGSKSRPPSGPKLARKKRKS, encoded by the coding sequence ATGAGCGCGGTTCACCCTGCCCTTGTCAAAGCCCTATCTGCCAAAGGCTATGCCTCGCTCACCCCCGTGCAAGAGGCGATTGTTGATCCCAAATATGACCACCGCGATTTGCTGGTGTCCGCGCAAACGGGGTCTGGTAAGACCGTGGCTTTTGGTTTGGCGATGGCGTCGACCATGTTGGGCGAAGACGCGATGCTGCCGCCCGCTGATACGCCTATGGCCCTAATTATCGCACCGACGCGAGAGCTGGCGCTGCAAGTCAAAAAAGAACTGATGTGGCTCTATAAACCCGCTGGCGGCAAAGTTGAAAGCTGTGTCGGCGGTATGGATATGCGCGACGAGCGGCGGGCGCTGTCGCGCGGCGCGCACATTGTGGTCGGCACACCTGGCCGCCTTTGTGATCATATTAAACGTGGATCTTTAAACCTGTCTGATATGCGCTGCGTTGTGCTGGACGAGGCGGATGAAATGCTGAAAATGGGGTTTCGCGAAGAGATTGAATTGATCCTCGACGCCGCACCAGAGACCCGCCGCACATTGTTATTTTCTGCGACTGTGCCCAAAACCATTGTGACACTGGCCAAGAAATTCCAACGCGACAGTATGCGCGTCAATGTCGTCTCAGACTCTAAACAGCATTTGGACATTACCTACCGCGCGATGGTCGTGTCCAAAAACGATGTTGAAAACGCGATCATCAATGTACTGCGGTTTTATGATGCCAAAAACGCAATTGTCTTTGGCGATACGCGCATGGCGGTGAACCGCATGACGCAGCGCTTTAACAATCGCGGCTTTAGTGTTGTGTCCCTTTCCGGTGAACTTAATCAGAAGCAACGCTCTGACGCACTGCAAGCGCTGCGGGACGGTCGGGCACGGGTCTGTATCGCGACCGATGTGGCCGCGCGCGGACTGGACTTGCCGGACTTAGAACTGGTTGTTCACGCCTCTATTCCCAAAAATGCCGAAGCGCTACTGCACCGATCTGGTCGGACGGGCCGCGCGGGACGCAAGGGTGTCTCTGCCTTGATTGTGCCGCAGCAAGGTCGCCGCAAAGCCGAACGCGTCTTAAAAGATGCCAAAGTCACACCCGAGTGGACAAACCCGCCCAGCGCGCAAGATGTGCAGTCCAAAGACAATGAACGCATGTTGGACGCTATGGTGCTTGAAACGCCCGTCAGCGACGAAGAACGCACAATGGTCGAGCGCATGTTAAAGCAATATGATCCGGGCCAAATTGCGGCCGCCTTCATTCGCCAATACCGCAACACCCATAGCGCACCCGAAGAATTGTCATCGGCTGCTTACGACCCGTCTGATGATAGCGGTAAGGGCGGAAAACACCGTAAAGAACGCAGTCCCCGCAAGGACTTTGACGACGGCGTTTGGGTGTCGCTGAACTTGGGACGCAAACAAAAGGCAGAGCCCCGCTGGATACTTCCCATGTTATCCAAGTCAGGCGAGCTAAAGAAAGACGAAATTGGCGCGATTAAAATCACCGAGACGCGGACTTATGTCGAAATTCATCCCAAAGGCATAGAGCGGTTTTTATCCGCCATCGGTCCTGACGGGAAAATCGAAAAAGCCATTACCGCAACCCGCGTTGACGGCACGCCTGATTTTTCTGATGACCGTCCCGTTTATAAACCGCGAGACGATAAACCACGCAGCAAAAAAAGCTGGGATAAAAAAGGCAGCGATGACGGCGGTTGGGACAAACGCCCCAAACGCGCGTCTAAACAATCTGGCCCTGCGAAAGATAATTTCAAAGATAAACGCGCCAAGACTTTTGACGACGCCAATTCCAATGCTGCTGAGTATGACCCCGCCAAAGATGATTTCTTTAACGATGTCCCCCGCGTCGGTGCAGACGGTAAGCCAAAAAAGCCGCATAAGAAAAAGCTTGCCCGTGCCAAGGCTCGTGCAGAAGAGGCTGCCCGTGGCAAGCATAAATCAACCAAGTCAAAGGGTAAAACAGGCGGAAAAGCGGGCAGTAAAAGCCGCCCACCGTCAGGTCCGAAACTCGCGCGGAAGAAACGCAAAAGCTAG